From one Butyricimonas faecihominis genomic stretch:
- a CDS encoding M16 family metallopeptidase has protein sequence MIKFTRHTLDNGLTMICNTDTSTPFVSVNILYKVGARDEDPNRTGFAHLFEHLMFGGSKHIADYDYHVQKAGGDSNAFTNNDYTNYYITIPAPNIETALWLESDRMLALDFSQKSLDVQRNVVIEEFKQRYFNNPYGDIWLKLRPLAYKVHPYQWPTIGKNIDHIAGASLEEVEDFFHRFYAPDNAILSISGNITDEKALELVKKWFGDIPPARYKRKALPMEPQQTEERRLVCEHNKVPADAIYKVYHMGDRRSDNFYTCDTISDILSNGQSSRLYINLIKNGKLFSEVDAYITGDMDPGLFIFSGKLSEGVAIEEAEAAIQNEIDRFIEDPISERELQKVINKTEARISYSEINYQGKSANLAFFDYLGDINLINSECTRYAEVSLDSIKQTARELFSAQNCSTLWYLKDK, from the coding sequence ATGATAAAATTTACACGCCACACCCTAGACAATGGCTTAACAATGATTTGTAACACGGATACCAGTACTCCATTTGTATCCGTGAACATCCTTTATAAAGTAGGTGCCCGGGACGAAGATCCCAATCGCACGGGCTTTGCCCATCTTTTTGAACATTTAATGTTCGGGGGATCCAAACACATCGCAGATTACGATTATCACGTTCAGAAAGCGGGCGGGGATAGTAATGCTTTCACGAATAACGACTACACGAATTATTACATCACGATTCCGGCTCCCAATATCGAAACGGCCTTGTGGCTAGAATCAGACCGGATGCTAGCACTCGATTTTTCCCAAAAATCACTTGACGTTCAACGCAACGTGGTCATTGAAGAATTCAAACAGCGCTACTTCAATAATCCTTACGGGGACATTTGGTTGAAATTACGTCCATTAGCCTATAAGGTACATCCGTATCAGTGGCCTACTATCGGGAAAAACATTGACCATATCGCAGGGGCATCCTTAGAAGAGGTGGAAGACTTCTTTCATCGTTTCTATGCCCCGGATAATGCCATACTAAGTATCAGTGGTAATATTACCGACGAGAAAGCCCTTGAACTCGTGAAAAAATGGTTCGGGGACATTCCTCCCGCCCGTTATAAGAGAAAAGCATTACCCATGGAACCGCAACAAACCGAAGAGCGTCGCCTCGTATGCGAGCATAACAAAGTTCCGGCAGATGCAATCTATAAAGTATACCACATGGGCGACCGCCGATCGGATAATTTCTACACGTGCGACACGATCTCGGACATATTATCCAACGGTCAATCCTCCCGCTTGTACATCAACCTCATTAAAAACGGGAAATTATTCTCGGAAGTAGACGCTTATATCACCGGGGACATGGATCCGGGATTATTCATTTTCTCCGGGAAACTCTCGGAAGGAGTAGCGATAGAAGAGGCTGAAGCCGCCATCCAAAACGAAATTGATCGTTTTATCGAAGACCCGATTTCTGAACGGGAACTCCAAAAGGTAATCAACAAAACTGAAGCCCGAATCTCTTACAGCGAGATCAATTATCAAGGAAAATCAGCCAACTTGGCGTTTTTTGACTATCTGGGAGATATTAACTTGATTAATTCGGAGTGTACCCGATACGCAGAAGTATCTCTTGATTCGATAAAACAGACCGCCCGAGAATTATTCTCCGCACAGAATTGCTCTACCTTGTGGTATCTTAAAGACAAATAA
- a CDS encoding M16 family metallopeptidase, with product MNRNIEPSITEISRPSLWGHQQITLPNGIEIVYLHDPNQEVFKMDVVLSAGIYNQSRPVVASSMINMLNEGTRQHTSAEIAELFDYHGAYVDFNCGMHKAELSLISLNKYASQTIRMLAEMTLESTFPQKELETYIRNRKQQHLVNIEKTSYLARMEFIYRMYGKEHPYANCFALEDFDQVTPELLHDFYWERVQASQCRIMICGNVSDTVLQEVSQAFSPMSSNPLPPDKVYTMRPSSPGKYHVSKPDAVQTSIRIGKSGVTLLDEDYTYFQLLNMVLGGYFGSRLMSNIREEKGYTYGIGSYNVTMPQAAHWMIATDVNAEATEATITECIKEIRRLQEELVPEEELSLVKSYFNGELLRELDGVFSQSDALKHKLNYGQDNTFYLRAIDKIRSCTPEDITRLAQKYLTVDDMYIVTAGKN from the coding sequence ATGAATAGGAATATAGAACCGTCCATCACTGAAATCTCCCGTCCATCGCTGTGGGGGCATCAACAAATCACGCTTCCCAATGGAATCGAAATCGTGTACCTTCACGATCCCAATCAAGAGGTTTTCAAGATGGACGTGGTACTCTCAGCCGGGATTTACAACCAATCCCGTCCGGTTGTCGCATCAAGCATGATTAACATGCTCAACGAGGGAACCCGTCAACATACCTCTGCTGAAATTGCAGAGCTGTTTGATTATCATGGAGCATACGTGGATTTCAATTGCGGTATGCACAAAGCTGAATTAAGCCTGATTTCGCTTAATAAATACGCCTCGCAAACCATTCGTATGCTGGCAGAAATGACACTTGAAAGTACATTCCCGCAAAAAGAGCTGGAAACGTATATCCGTAATCGAAAACAGCAACATCTGGTAAACATAGAAAAGACCTCTTACCTTGCCCGGATGGAATTCATCTACCGTATGTATGGGAAGGAACATCCTTATGCAAACTGTTTCGCACTGGAAGATTTCGACCAAGTGACACCGGAATTATTACATGATTTCTACTGGGAAAGAGTGCAGGCATCACAATGCAGAATCATGATTTGCGGGAATGTCAGTGATACCGTTTTACAAGAAGTAAGCCAAGCCTTTTCGCCCATGAGCAGTAACCCACTACCACCGGATAAAGTTTATACCATGCGACCAAGCAGCCCCGGTAAATATCATGTCTCGAAACCCGATGCCGTGCAAACCAGCATTCGCATCGGAAAAAGTGGGGTAACCTTATTGGATGAAGACTACACGTATTTCCAGCTTTTAAACATGGTACTCGGTGGCTATTTCGGTTCCCGCCTGATGTCGAACATCCGGGAAGAAAAAGGGTACACCTATGGCATCGGCTCATACAACGTTACCATGCCGCAAGCAGCCCACTGGATGATCGCAACAGATGTCAATGCCGAGGCAACCGAGGCCACGATAACAGAATGTATAAAAGAGATTCGTCGTCTACAGGAAGAACTCGTTCCCGAAGAAGAATTAAGTCTCGTGAAGAGTTATTTTAACGGGGAATTATTACGAGAACTAGACGGTGTTTTCTCCCAGTCCGATGCCTTGAAACACAAACTCAATTACGGGCAAGATAACACGTTCTATCTCCGGGCTATCGACAAGATCCGTTCCTGTACCCCCGAAGACATTACGCGTCTGGCACAAAAATACTTGACCGTGGACGATATGTATATCGTGACAGCTGGGAAAAATTGA
- a CDS encoding energy transducer TonB: MTTKGKRGLKMKWDWCIPFFSMLGILFLTTCLQAAEKDSVKFVAKGMVVNKNKQPLCGACVMVKNSNERIYTGVDGKFSLAVKKGTKLVVSLLGKMDKEVRAKIDKEMQVVLTDEEYIEERMPQFVGEGVEMYIVRNIKYPKDALEMKIQGKVYVQFIIEKDGSVSEIKILRPVYPSLDYEACRIIQEMPRWRPGIQKGKPVRVSYTIPINFMLQ; this comes from the coding sequence ATGACTACAAAGGGGAAAAGAGGTTTAAAGATGAAATGGGATTGGTGTATCCCGTTTTTTTCCATGTTGGGAATTTTGTTTTTAACTACTTGTCTGCAAGCGGCAGAAAAGGATTCGGTGAAGTTCGTGGCGAAAGGGATGGTGGTAAATAAGAATAAACAGCCCTTATGCGGGGCTTGTGTCATGGTGAAAAACTCGAACGAGAGAATATATACCGGGGTGGACGGGAAATTCTCGCTGGCGGTTAAGAAAGGGACGAAACTCGTGGTTTCTCTTTTGGGCAAGATGGATAAAGAGGTCCGTGCAAAGATTGACAAGGAGATGCAAGTGGTGTTGACTGACGAGGAATATATCGAGGAGAGAATGCCGCAATTTGTAGGCGAGGGGGTGGAAATGTATATCGTGCGGAATATAAAATATCCGAAAGATGCCTTGGAAATGAAGATTCAAGGGAAAGTCTACGTGCAATTTATTATAGAGAAAGACGGGAGCGTGTCGGAAATAAAAATTCTTCGTCCCGTTTATCCTTCTTTGGATTATGAGGCGTGTCGGATAATACAGGAAATGCCTCGATGGCGACCTGGAATTCAGAAAGGTAAGCCCGTGAGGGTTTCCTACACGATCCCGATAAATTTCATGTTGCAATAA
- a CDS encoding energy transducer TonB: MIKGTGIGTMTDDKGEFSITVKPETVLIFSYVGKANQFLPVKNAKKMRIKMTTEPVVLDELVVVGYKEKGDKDEEVFQIVEDMPKFVGEDGNVMKFLAKRIRYPFEAMKKNITGKVFVTFVINKDGEPVDFKIARRVDPLLDREAIRVLQLMPNWKPGTQRGKPVSVEYTVPINFQLQ, translated from the coding sequence ATAATAAAGGGGACAGGTATTGGGACGATGACGGATGATAAGGGAGAATTTTCGATTACTGTAAAACCGGAAACCGTGCTTATTTTCTCTTACGTTGGAAAGGCAAATCAATTTCTTCCCGTGAAGAATGCCAAAAAAATGCGGATAAAAATGACAACAGAACCGGTTGTGTTGGATGAGCTAGTGGTTGTAGGATATAAAGAAAAAGGTGATAAGGATGAAGAGGTTTTCCAAATTGTAGAGGATATGCCTAAATTCGTGGGTGAAGATGGTAACGTGATGAAATTTTTGGCAAAAAGAATCCGTTACCCTTTTGAAGCGATGAAAAAGAATATTACAGGAAAAGTTTTCGTGACTTTTGTCATCAATAAAGACGGGGAGCCTGTAGATTTTAAGATTGCAAGGAGAGTGGATCCTTTGTTGGATCGAGAGGCCATACGTGTCCTGCAGTTGATGCCAAACTGGAAGCCGGGTACACAGAGAGGAAAGCCTGTTAGTGTTGAATATACTGTCCCGATTAATTTCCAATTGCAGTAG
- a CDS encoding M56 family metallopeptidase — MDEAFIYLIKVNIALVVFYLFYRLLFSQDTFFVIRRFCLWTILGVSFVYPLVAFSFEEEQKMAIQQAVVQYAPNLLPEVSVFPEGHQVSVGVWDILRFCYWGIVTLLLGRIVIQLVSIVQLVYKGKRACCCSTSVITLSGKITPFSFFKWIFVSPSLYNSDDMQEIITHERIHAEQYHSLDVMVSEILCAFFWMNPAMWLLKREIRRNLEFLADKCVVHSGFDRKAYQYHLLRLSHPSAAAQIVNKFNVSPLKKRIMMMNKKRTSRMGLIKYALLVPIAGLLILSSNVQAIVQVNENVMGVTGQDSIVAKGILLTLMTSLLLEQVS; from the coding sequence ATGGATGAGGCGTTCATTTATTTGATAAAGGTAAATATTGCGCTGGTCGTTTTTTATCTTTTTTATCGGCTATTATTTAGTCAGGATACCTTCTTTGTCATCCGGAGATTTTGTTTATGGACAATATTGGGTGTATCATTTGTTTATCCTTTGGTTGCATTTTCATTCGAAGAAGAACAAAAGATGGCTATTCAACAAGCGGTTGTTCAATACGCACCCAATTTACTTCCAGAAGTAAGCGTGTTCCCGGAAGGACATCAAGTATCAGTGGGCGTCTGGGATATTCTAAGGTTTTGCTATTGGGGTATCGTAACACTTTTACTCGGTCGGATTGTTATTCAATTGGTTTCAATCGTTCAGCTAGTCTATAAAGGGAAAAGGGCGTGCTGTTGTTCGACTTCGGTGATTACGTTATCGGGGAAGATTACACCGTTTTCTTTTTTTAAATGGATATTTGTAAGTCCATCGTTATACAATTCTGATGATATGCAAGAGATTATCACTCACGAGCGGATTCATGCGGAACAGTATCATTCGTTGGACGTGATGGTTTCCGAAATTTTATGTGCTTTCTTTTGGATGAATCCCGCCATGTGGTTACTGAAACGCGAGATTCGTCGTAATCTTGAATTTTTGGCGGATAAGTGTGTTGTTCACTCCGGTTTTGACCGTAAGGCTTACCAATATCACCTTCTCCGTTTATCCCATCCTTCGGCTGCAGCTCAAATAGTAAATAAATTTAATGTGTCACCATTAAAAAAACGTATTATGATGATGAATAAAAAAAGAACCTCCAGAATGGGGTTAATCAAATATGCCTTGCTTGTTCCGATTGCAGGACTGTTGATTTTATCCAGTAATGTGCAAGCAATCGTGCAAGTGAATGAAAATGTAATGGGCGTTACGGGGCAGGATTCTATAGTTGCCAAAGGAATTTTGTTGACACTAATGACCAGCCTCTTGTTGGAGCAAGTGTCATAA
- a CDS encoding BlaI/MecI/CopY family transcriptional regulator — MEKLTHQEEEVMLIIWQVKSGVIKDFLNRMEEPRPPYTTVASIVKNLEKKGFLTSKKHGNIYEYIPVMDESEYKTKFMSGVVRNYFENSYKEMVTFFAKEQKISAKDLEEIIKLIEK; from the coding sequence ATGGAAAAATTGACACATCAGGAAGAAGAGGTAATGTTGATCATCTGGCAGGTGAAAAGTGGCGTGATAAAAGATTTTTTGAACCGGATGGAAGAACCGAGGCCGCCTTACACGACGGTCGCTTCTATCGTGAAGAACTTGGAGAAAAAAGGATTCCTGACCAGTAAGAAGCATGGAAATATTTACGAGTATATTCCCGTCATGGATGAAAGTGAATATAAAACGAAATTCATGTCCGGGGTGGTACGTAATTATTTTGAAAATTCTTACAAAGAGATGGTGACGTTCTTTGCTAAAGAGCAAAAGATCTCGGCAAAAGATCTCGAAGAGATCATCAAGTTAATAGAGAAATAA